Within Halorubrum lacusprofundi ATCC 49239, the genomic segment CGTCTCTCCGTGTACCGGCCACAGCGGTGGGCGTCGATACAGTGCTGAATCCCTTGCCCGCGCGACGAGAGTCACGAGCTGTACGACTGAGCGAACCGCGTGGTCAGGCGGCACACTGGGGATGAGGCAAATTTCGTTTTCGAAGCGGGCGGCCAGCTGCCTACACCGACTCCTCCTCGCTGTCCTCCTCGGCTTCCGTTCTGCCGCCGCGGTCCGAGTAGTTCTTCCGGCCGATCGCGTCGTCACTGACCATCCCGATGATGCTCTGGTGTACGTCGTGGGCGGACTCGTAGGTGGCATCTCCCTGGGATTCTAACACCGTTTGGAGCGTCGCTGTGTCGTCTCCGAGCCCCAGCTCGTGGTCGCCGTACCGCTCCAGTAAGGTCTCCAGATCCATCGGGTACTCCTCGTCTTCAAGCTCGTCTGCGAGCGGACCGAACTCGACACCCTGCTCGCGGCTATCATCGTTCTGATCGGTCATTGGTCTTGTAAAGTCGCGCCAAAGCCATTTACCCTCTGTGCCGGCGCTTGCCGGGTGGGAGCCACGTCCACGTAGGCGGCCTCAGCCAGAACGGCGGGCGCTCAGGCGCGATTCATAGAAAGATGATGCGGAAACCCACCGGGAGGGTGGGTGGACGCCGACGCTCAGGAGACACAATCACGTACGATCGCAGCTTGATGTTCTATTCTTCAGATATATTCTCGTTCGAAACAGCTGGCCGCTGGAGAGTGTTTCTTGATCGACGACGGGAGGGATGTTGCAGTTTGTCGACAGCGATACGGCATTTAAAGGTGTGATCCATAACGCCGGTCACTTATAACTGAATTCTACCCAAAAGCGAGAATTGATCTCGAACAGACGTGGAAAATCGTCGGTTCTGCGGCGGAGGTGTCAAAATCACCCGGCATCCGCAGGCAGGACGCTTTTTTTGAATTCTGACGATCCGTTCAATACCGTGTTCTACCACGACGACCAACTCCAGTTCGAGGTCGAAGTTGAGAATCCCGATCCTCACTTCGCAAAGATGCTTCAGCAGGCCATTGGCGGTGCTGAAGGGGAGATACGTGTCGCCCTACAGTACATGTTTCAGGCCTTCGCAGTCCCGGCCGAGAAACAGGAAATCAGACAGTTCCTGATGGAGACCGCAACGGAAGAGCTCGGTCACATCGAGATGCTCGCGACCGCCGTCGCAAAGAATCTCGAAGGAGCGTCCGAGGACGCTCGCGAGTCCGCCCGTGAAGACCCCATCATCGACGAGATGATGCGCACTGGCCAACCTCGACAGGCGCTCTCGGCAGGGTTGCATGCGATGCCTGTCGACAGTAACGGCGTCCCGTTCACCGGCAACTACGTGGTCGCCTCGGGGAATCTGGCTGCCGACCTGTACGCGAACGTCATGGCCGAATCCACGGGACGCGTGCTCGCCACCCGGCTGTACGAGTTCACAGACGATCCCGGTATGAAAGAGATGCTAGAGTATCTCATCGCTCGAGACACGATGCATCAAAACCAGTGGCACGCCGCGCTAGAGGACCTCGGCGAACATCGTCCCGTCCCGGCGAGTTTCGATCAGGAACAAGAGAATCAGGAGTACAACTACTCGTTCATGTCGACGACCCGTGAGGAACGAGACGACCCGAAACAGCCGTGGACGCAGGGCGAAGCACCTGACGGGAAGGGCGAATTCAGTTACACGCCTCGTCAGCCCGGTGGTGGTGCTCCCGATCTCAAAGCGGTGATTGACGAGATGTACAACGAGGTTCAGTGACCAACTCGCTCACGGGGACTGACTTCCGATATACCGGTGGGTCAGGCTCCGTCTCCCCCGCACACGCAGGCAACGGCATTAATAGA encodes:
- a CDS encoding DUF5789 family protein, whose protein sequence is MTDQNDDSREQGVEFGPLADELEDEEYPMDLETLLERYGDHELGLGDDTATLQTVLESQGDATYESAHDVHQSIIGMVSDDAIGRKNYSDRGGRTEAEEDSEEESV
- a CDS encoding manganese catalase family protein codes for the protein MFYHDDQLQFEVEVENPDPHFAKMLQQAIGGAEGEIRVALQYMFQAFAVPAEKQEIRQFLMETATEELGHIEMLATAVAKNLEGASEDARESAREDPIIDEMMRTGQPRQALSAGLHAMPVDSNGVPFTGNYVVASGNLAADLYANVMAESTGRVLATRLYEFTDDPGMKEMLEYLIARDTMHQNQWHAALEDLGEHRPVPASFDQEQENQEYNYSFMSTTREERDDPKQPWTQGEAPDGKGEFSYTPRQPGGGAPDLKAVIDEMYNEVQ